The segment AGGCTGTGGCTTcgagctaaaaataaaatggaaccAGATGATTTAATCAATATCTGCCCATAAGTGCCAATAAGGGCTTCTGGCGGGTCCAAATCAACTTGTGTAGCAACTAACATTTACCTTGAAGCTAtataaaaatggattttctcCTGGTAATCATAATTTTATGATTCTCACATGCCacatatgttatttttaataaagtgggGGCTCAAATTGAATAGTGCAGGTACTGCGCAAATTGCAAAGACATTCACAATCAAAAGTGGTCATTATAATATTCGAGCAGGTTGTTAATCAAAAGTGTTATTGTTTCCTAGTGTCTGAAGCTGaatgcaaaaggaaaaaataactatCACATTGTAATTAGCAGGCGAATCACCATGTGAAGTGGATGCTCTTACCCTTTAATAATATTTGCACATAAAAAGGTCAGAAGTATCATGAATGACATCAGAACTGCATAGACAGACAGCAGTGATAAACACACTTCCTATAAAGTTTTTATGTGTGGGTTAAAGATTTGTGTTGACAGTTTCAGATAAAAGAGCAACGCCAGTGATTGggaatataaatataaaagaaaagagatgtcatgtaaacaaatgtggCAAACATGTTGTAAAAGTTAACTGAGTTGCAGAagcagatgaaacaaaacattatgtAGCCCAAATACTGTTTTTTCTTAAACCTCTTAAAATTTTTGCACTATTCCAAAAGTTAGACAAAAACTAGGTGAAATATTGCACTTTaaaatttatgatttatttatgtgtaaCTGGATGAGCTGAACTATATTGTTCATTTAAACCATGCATGAATAAAACTTAAGCTGCTGCTTGTTAACATTCTGTCAATCCAGTCATGTTGTAATAAACCTGGTTAATTCTAAACTGATGAAATGCTGCTTTATTCTTTACCACATCTTGTAAATCCtatagagttttgtttttttaagcatttcaaGACTAAATCAAGGATATTAGTATGCTAATTTACCCAAAGAGTGACTGACAGAAAATTATACActgaataaaaaatttaaataaaataaaatgatctttaattaaaaataattgttctAAAGTGTGCTTGGGTAAATTTTAATGACGCAGTCCTTCAAGTTAGTGCTTCATTACTCCACAAAAATCTGTCTGGCAGCCTGATGCTGCAAAACTAATAAGCATGACCAGATTATGACTCTGGTGACGCAAAAAGTGTTCAAATTACATGACTAACAATGGACACGATGAAAAGTGGAAGTTGACTCATAACAATCGTATGAATAATGCATCATGTGGTGTGCGCAAATATCTCTTTATGCAGCAAAGAAAGTGTatattttaagaaagaaaaaaatagtttgaaaatgaacaaaaggaaaattgctcacttagtttagttagttggctattacctttttgttttagtcactTTCACTCtcctgcttttgttgttttaactggattagcttgaacaaaaataaaacaatcctaGTTTTAGGTTAGCTCAGGTCACACCTCATTCATCAGCAGAGCTCAACAATGACTCACATGGGGGGGTTGACCAGCTCTTTCTCTTTCAGTTAATGCCGTCCACCACCAATTTTCACTGTGTCTCATTTCATCAGTGTCTTGTCTGCAATTGATGGTGCTTTGTGCTGCACTTGGCTGAGTCTTTTCTGCTCCACCAATAGGGTTCAGTGCCGTGTGCCCTTTCTGGGTAATCGAATGTTATATGGGCTGCCATGTTCTGGATGATCTTCAGTGGTTTCACTCTGTGACAGACAGAAGATTGCTGCAAATTTAGATCATTAAGGGTTTTTTACTGTAACAAAATCAGCACACTGAGTCAGGTACACCCTGACTTTACAACTTTCACAAGTTGTGAAATGGAAAGCAACTTGACCAAGAGACAGTGGTCATCTTTTAGTGTGAACAAACCCCAACCAACCAATTTTGAAACAAAGACTACTTTTGTGGGATAATAGTGGTCATGTTAGCGATGATGAAAGAtagttcagaaagtaatgatagATCTCTAACAATGGACTGCAACTTTCCAAGtatttttcatgaatatttgGTAATATGTAATTGtatttattcctgttttatttttcatatctGTTGGAAATTAAAGTTAGATAACTACAAAGCGGTGAAGATGCCCTGTGCCACACCCAGTCTGTTAGTCAGACTGAAAGTCCTTCATGGTCTGCCTGAGAAATTGGGCTTCATAAGGTCATTATGAACCTCTGAGATGTGTCGCCTCTTTGCTAGTTGCTTAcagtattttgtgtgtgtgtggttaccaaTTTGGTGCCACACAAAAGCAGAATtaatggagttttttttctttttttcagtccCTGCTTGTTATTTTACCAGAAGGTCACAGGTCTGCATTCAAATGCTGCTGACCACTAAAAAGGGCAAAGCTGTAACCCGCAGTGAAATCCATCTATGAATATTTGGGGGTTTTTGTGCATCTGAGTGATTTACGGGCTTTGTTCAATTCAGTTTAGCCCCCTACTTCAATTCCCTGAAAGCTTTCACAGCTGCAGGAATAAAAACTCTGTTTCCAGCAGGCCCAATTTACATGTTTAACAATAATTAATTCAGATTTGGCAAAGCACAATGGCTGAACAAATCAAATTATCTATATGTTTGTCTGCTTCACGTGCAGGAACAGTTCTCAATTCATGCAGCATTCAGtaagttgtgttttctgcacAAAGGGCTAATGAGACCTTTACTGATATTTGACAAGGCCAAGAATAATATTTGCATATAAATGTAATGGTctcttttaacattgttttgttttgttttttccataaatTGCATCGCTTTGACttgcagaaatatatatttgttttagacCTGGCACACACCAGCTCATTTTGAACAAAACTGAATAGTAAACCTAGGTGTAAAGCTGTGTAACAATGATGTGTGGTTTTGTCATCATCATTCATGCTCCTGGTCACTCTTTAACCCACCAGGTGAGATCAGCTCAAGGCACAGCAGACTAGTGAGCCACACATCCATAAACCTAATCAGACAGAGGATGAGGTCAAAGTTGGATTTATGGATTCCTCTTTACAACCCTGAAAATACATCACTACTCATTAACCCGTGAGAAAAACTTTGCTCCCCTTTGTAGCTGCAGGGCTCAGGTGTTTAAAAGGCGGCCCGGGGAAGGAGGGAAAGCAGACACACTGAGCAGAGCACCTGCTGAGAACAACAAGAGACAAACAGGCTGCAAAACAAACCGCTGTCAGCTGCCACCATGAAGGCCACAATCGCCACCGTTACTCTTCTTGTCCTGGCTCTTGGCATGACCTCTGAAGCTGTGGAAGTTGAAGtaagtttttctctttaatttgattatttttgcatAAGCATGTGTCTCATCATCTGAGCTGATGAGAGCACCAGGCTGGATAATATTTTCTGCTCAATAGAAGAGGCAGAGTCGTTTATTTGAAGGTCGCACGGCTCCCATTGCAGAAATAATACTCATGTAAACAAAAGTTGCATATTTCTCTCTCACCTTGAAGCACACCCACGCTGTGCAAACTGAATGTTACTtcatatatttacaaaaatgagCCTATGTTGATATCAAAATCTCCTCTTTGTTTCAGGAAAATGGATTGTCTTTCTCCTTGGAGGCTGTGAAGAGACTCCAGGAGCTGGCTGAAAGCAGAGCCATCACAGGACAACAAAGCCCGCGACTCAGGGCGAGCACCATGTCCTTCTGTGCCGAGCCCATGCTCCCACAGGAGCTGTTGCCCCTCTGCAAGCAGAGAGGAGGATCTGCATCCCTGCTCAGACTAGGTAAGCTCGTTATAAATTCATGAATTCAAATAAGGGCccgtttaaattttaaaagactgCATCAGGTCATgaatataaagaaagaaaattattggcTCAGCAGACTCATCTGTCTGTTGTCTTTATTTCAGCTGCGGTTCCCATGGATGTCTGTGAGATCTGCGCGTTCGCTGCCTGCACCGGCTGCTAAAACCACTTTCTGCCTGCCTGAAACACCTTGCCTCGCTTAAGACTACTGATTCTTCTCCCAAAATCCCCTTGATACCTTGTTCAAAGAAgctcaaatacttttttttactcacagagATGAGCCAAAAGCTTTATCTCTGAAATCTGATGATGCCCTATTTGGCACCTGATAAATTATCCTAATAGCTGTTAGTACAAAAACGGCcaccaaaaaatgaaaaaaaaaatcagacagaagAATGTTCTGAAAGCTGTtactttttttaacctgtttatttttctgccaacAACCCCTTTTaccaaactgtttatttttttgctttttatgctGTATGTTACATTTCCTGTGACTTGCTTTTTAATATTAAacgaaatgttttctttttacatttttccttttttattattattattgtttggaataaaaagcttttatcaGTGAACTGAATGTGCATTGTGCTCTTTCATGACAATTCATATTGTTATTTCTGGTAACCCTATATTTAACTGTTCACACTTTTTGCTGgaaaaagtgttattttgaaAATACAGATGGTCATCGGTAcccttacagctcattgaaacaatgttttatttcttgtgaaaaataattaatttaaaagtaattattgaatatatgtctgcatgcctttagtatgtaataaagtaaacaaagaactgtggaaagaaatgatttgttatttattttacaaaggtAAG is part of the Kryptolebias marmoratus isolate JLee-2015 linkage group LG4, ASM164957v2, whole genome shotgun sequence genome and harbors:
- the si:ch211-220m17.5 gene encoding guanylin family protein; protein product: MKATIATVTLLVLALGMTSEAVEVEENGLSFSLEAVKRLQELAESRAITGQQSPRLRASTMSFCAEPMLPQELLPLCKQRGGSASLLRLAAVPMDVCEICAFAACTGC